From one Pseudomonas sp. S35 genomic stretch:
- a CDS encoding amino acid ABC transporter ATP-binding protein: MSALIEFQGFNKFFGEQQVLKGIDLSVQSGEVVVILGPSGCGKSTLLRCLNGLEVAHSGSLRFAGRELLGKNTDWRQVRQDIGMVFQSYHLFPHMSVLDNILLGPLKVQKREPREAREQAEKLLARVGLADKRDAFPRQLSGGQQQRIAIVRSLCMNPQVMLFDEVTAALDPEMVKEVLEVIQGLARDGMTLLIVTHEMAFARAVADRVVFMEAGRILEHNTPEAFFTNPQTARAQQFLEKFSFVSTLPKKPKELELI; this comes from the coding sequence ATGAGCGCATTGATCGAGTTTCAGGGTTTCAACAAATTCTTCGGCGAACAGCAGGTGCTCAAGGGCATCGACCTGAGTGTGCAGAGCGGCGAAGTGGTGGTGATCCTCGGCCCCAGCGGCTGCGGCAAAAGCACCTTGCTGCGTTGCCTCAACGGGCTGGAAGTGGCCCACAGCGGCAGCCTGCGGTTTGCAGGTCGTGAACTGCTGGGAAAAAACACCGACTGGCGCCAGGTGCGCCAGGACATCGGCATGGTGTTCCAGAGCTACCACCTGTTCCCGCACATGAGCGTGCTCGACAACATCCTGCTTGGCCCGCTCAAAGTGCAAAAGCGCGAGCCCCGCGAAGCCCGCGAGCAGGCCGAAAAACTGCTGGCGCGCGTGGGCCTGGCCGACAAGCGCGACGCCTTCCCGCGCCAGCTCTCCGGTGGCCAGCAGCAACGCATCGCCATCGTCCGTTCGTTGTGCATGAACCCGCAGGTCATGCTGTTTGACGAAGTCACCGCCGCCCTCGACCCCGAGATGGTCAAGGAAGTGCTGGAGGTGATCCAGGGTCTGGCACGCGATGGCATGACCCTGCTGATCGTCACCCACGAAATGGCCTTCGCCCGCGCCGTCGCCGACCGCGTGGTGTTTATGGAGGCCGGTCGCATCCTCGAACACAACACCCCCGAGGCATTCTTTACGAACCCGCAGACCGCACGCGCGCAGCAGTTCCTGGAGAAGTTCTCCTTTGTTTCAACACTGCCCAAGAAACCTAAGGAACTGGAACTGATATGA
- a CDS encoding efflux RND transporter periplasmic adaptor subunit — MKRLMLILTTSVLLAACSKEETPPEPVRPVLSMQVKAEDQETLGRFAGTIQARYESNLGFRVPGRIARRAVDVGAEVQKGALLAVLDPTDQQNQLRAAQGDLARVQAQFINAQANARRQQQLFNRGVGAQAQLDIAQTDLKTTQASLDQARASVNQAKDQLNYAELRTDHAGIVTAWNAEAGQVVSAGQQVVTLARPDIKEAVIDLPAGLAERLPTDVVFLVAGQLDPSVNTTAIVREIEPQAQSATRTRRARLTLADTPAAFRLGTAISVTLSTAIAPRLELPLSALQDVDGKTRLWILDTQSQTVQPREVTVVSRDSHSAVLNGGVKPGERVVTAGVNSLKPGQKVKIDEDSPR, encoded by the coding sequence ATGAAGCGCCTGATGCTCATACTCACCACCAGCGTTTTGCTGGCGGCCTGCTCCAAGGAAGAAACGCCGCCCGAGCCCGTGCGCCCGGTGCTGTCCATGCAAGTGAAGGCCGAAGACCAGGAAACGCTGGGCCGCTTCGCCGGCACCATCCAGGCGCGTTATGAAAGCAACCTGGGCTTTCGGGTGCCGGGGCGTATCGCCCGCCGCGCCGTGGATGTGGGCGCCGAAGTGCAGAAGGGCGCCTTGCTTGCGGTCCTTGACCCCACCGACCAGCAAAACCAATTGCGCGCCGCCCAAGGCGACTTGGCTCGCGTGCAGGCGCAGTTCATCAACGCCCAGGCCAACGCCCGGCGCCAGCAGCAATTGTTCAACCGTGGCGTTGGCGCCCAGGCGCAGTTGGATATCGCCCAGACCGACCTGAAAACCACCCAGGCTTCCCTCGACCAGGCCCGCGCTTCGGTCAACCAGGCCAAGGACCAGCTCAACTACGCCGAGCTGCGCACCGACCACGCCGGCATCGTCACCGCCTGGAATGCCGAGGCGGGCCAGGTGGTCAGTGCCGGCCAACAAGTGGTGACCCTGGCCCGCCCGGACATCAAGGAAGCGGTGATTGACCTGCCCGCCGGCCTCGCTGAGCGGCTGCCCACGGACGTGGTGTTCCTGGTCGCCGGTCAGTTGGACCCCAGCGTCAACACCACCGCCATCGTGCGCGAGATCGAGCCCCAGGCCCAAAGCGCCACCCGCACCCGTCGCGCCCGCCTGACCTTGGCCGACACGCCCGCCGCATTTCGCCTGGGGACCGCCATCAGCGTGACCTTGAGCACGGCCATCGCGCCGCGCCTGGAATTGCCGCTGAGCGCGCTGCAGGACGTCGACGGCAAGACCCGCCTCTGGATCCTCGACACCCAAAGCCAGACCGTGCAGCCGCGTGAGGTCACGGTCGTAAGCCGTGACAGCCACAGCGCCGTGCTTAACGGCGGCGTCAAACCCGGCGAGCGGGTAGTCACCGCTGGCGTGAACAGCCTGAAGCCCGGGCAGAAAGTCAAAATCGACGAGGACAGCCCGCGATGA
- a CDS encoding methionine ABC transporter permease gives MWFDRLLQGAIDTLLMVGVSSLIALLVGIPLAVFLVTSDKGGIYQAPALNRVLGAFVNLFRSIPFLILMVALIPFTRLIVGTTYGVWAAVVPLTIAATPFFARIAEVSLREVDHGLIEAAQAMGCRRWHIIWHVLLPEALPGIVGGFTITLVTMINSSAMAGAIGAGGLGDIAYRYGYQRFDTQIMLTVIVLLVVLVAVIQLGGDRLARVLNKR, from the coding sequence ATGTGGTTTGATCGTTTATTGCAGGGCGCCATCGACACCTTGCTGATGGTCGGCGTGTCGTCGCTGATCGCGTTGCTGGTGGGGATTCCGCTGGCGGTGTTTCTGGTGACCAGTGACAAGGGCGGCATCTACCAGGCACCGGCGTTGAACCGGGTGCTGGGGGCCTTCGTCAATCTGTTCCGCTCGATTCCGTTTTTGATTTTGATGGTGGCCTTGATCCCGTTCACCCGGTTGATCGTGGGCACCACCTACGGCGTGTGGGCGGCGGTTGTACCGCTGACCATCGCGGCCACGCCGTTCTTCGCACGCATCGCCGAAGTGAGCCTGCGCGAGGTCGACCACGGCTTGATCGAAGCCGCACAGGCTATGGGCTGCCGCCGCTGGCACATCATCTGGCATGTGCTGCTGCCCGAAGCGCTGCCGGGGATTGTCGGCGGTTTTACGATTACGTTGGTGACCATGATCAACTCGTCGGCGATGGCCGGCGCGATTGGTGCCGGCGGCTTGGGCGACATTGCCTACCGCTACGGCTATCAGCGCTTTGATACGCAGATCATGCTCACGGTGATTGTGCTGCTGGTGGTGCTGGTGGCGGTGATTCAACTGGGCGGCGATCGCCTGGCGCGGGTGCTGAACAAGAGGTGA
- a CDS encoding transporter substrate-binding domain-containing protein, producing the protein MKKLLLPLLAVALLAGCDKKAEEPVKPAAVSYLDKIKARDKLIVGVFTDKPPFGFVNEAGRYVGFDTDIGRQFAKDLLGDENKVEFVAVEPASRIPFLQSDKVDLILANMTVTPERKEAVDFTNPNLKVAVQALVPNDSSVKSLDDLASRTTIVTTGTTADIWLTKNHPDWKLLKFEKNSESLQALSAGRGDAYAQDNLVLFSWAKQNPGYRVLEEKLGDEAPIAPAVKKGNVELRDWVNAELAKLGEEKFLLKLYDQYVRKELSDDTKPESVIVEGGKWQG; encoded by the coding sequence ATGAAAAAGTTACTGCTGCCCCTGTTGGCCGTCGCCCTGCTGGCCGGCTGCGATAAAAAGGCCGAAGAGCCGGTAAAACCTGCCGCCGTCAGCTACCTCGACAAAATCAAAGCGCGGGACAAGCTGATCGTCGGCGTCTTTACCGACAAGCCACCGTTCGGTTTTGTCAACGAAGCCGGCCGCTATGTGGGCTTCGATACGGACATCGGCCGCCAATTCGCCAAGGACCTGCTGGGCGATGAGAACAAAGTCGAATTCGTCGCCGTGGAGCCGGCCAGCCGCATCCCGTTCCTGCAAAGCGACAAGGTCGACCTGATCCTCGCCAACATGACCGTGACCCCGGAACGCAAGGAAGCGGTGGACTTCACCAACCCCAACCTGAAAGTCGCGGTACAGGCCCTGGTGCCGAACGACAGCTCGGTCAAAAGCCTGGATGACCTGGCCAGCCGCACCACCATCGTCACCACCGGCACCACCGCGGATATCTGGCTGACCAAAAACCACCCGGACTGGAAGCTGCTCAAGTTCGAGAAAAACTCCGAATCGCTACAAGCGCTGTCGGCCGGCCGTGGCGATGCCTACGCGCAAGACAACCTGGTGCTATTCAGCTGGGCTAAGCAGAACCCCGGCTACCGCGTGCTGGAAGAGAAACTCGGCGACGAAGCACCGATTGCACCAGCCGTGAAGAAGGGCAACGTCGAACTGCGTGACTGGGTGAATGCCGAGTTGGCGAAGTTGGGTGAAGAGAAGTTCTTGCTCAAGCTGTACGACCAATACGTGCGTAAAGAACTGAGCGATGACACCAAGCCTGAGAGTGTGATTGTTGAAGGTGGGAAGTGGCAGGGCTAG
- a CDS encoding efflux RND transporter permease subunit has translation MKGSFNLSDWALKHQSFVWYLMFVALLMGVFSYMNLGREEDPSFTIKTMVIQTRWPGATQEETLKQVTDRIEKKLEELDSLDYVKSYTRPGESTVFVFLKDTTSAKAIPEIWYQVRKKIDDIRGTFPQGLQGPSFNDEFGDVFGSVYAFTGDGLSMRQLRDYVEQVRAEIRSVPGLGKVEMIGQQDEVIYLNFSTRKLAALGIDQRQVVQSLQAQNAVTPAGVIEAGPERISVRTSGQFASEKDLANVNLRLNDRFYRLADIAEISRGYVDPARPMFRFNGKPAIGLAIAMQKGGNIQSFGKALHERMDELTADLPVGVGVHKVSDQAEVVEEAVGGFTSALFEAVIIVLVVSFISLGMRAGLVVACSIPLVLALVFVFMEYSGITMQRVSLGALIIALGLLVDDAMITVEMMITRLEKGETKEQAATYAYTSTAFPMLTGTLVTVAGFVPIGLNASSAGEYTFTLFAVIAVAMLVSWVVAVLFAPVIGVHILSAKVKPHDAEPGRIGRAFNGGMLWAMRNRWWAIGITVALFVASVFSMQFVQNQFFPSSDRPEILVDLNLPQNASINETRKAVDRLEAIIKDDPDIARWSTYIGQGAIRFYLPLDQQLENPYYAQLVIVSKGLEERGELIARLQKRLRDDFVGIGSFVQPLEMGPPVGRPIQYRVSGKDTDQVRKHAIELATLLDKNTHLGEIIYDWNEPGKVLRIDIAQDKARQLGLSSEDVAQLMNSVVSGASVTQVHDDIYLINVVGRAEDAERGTPETLQNLQIVTPNGTSIPLLAFATVRYELEQPLVWRRDRKPTITIKASVRDEMQPTDLVKQLKPEIDKFSAGLPVGYKVATGGTVEESGKAQGPIASVVPLMLFLMATFLMIQLHSVQKMFLVASVAPLGLIGVVLALIPTGTPLGFVAILGILALIGIIIRNSVILVTQIHEYELAGYTPWDAVVQATEHRRRPILLTAAAASLGMIPIAREVFWGPMAYAMIGGIIIATLLTLLFLPALYVAWYKIREPKQEQQEKRS, from the coding sequence ATGAAAGGGAGCTTCAACTTATCCGACTGGGCCCTCAAGCATCAGTCCTTCGTGTGGTACCTGATGTTCGTCGCGCTGCTGATGGGCGTGTTCTCGTACATGAACCTGGGCCGCGAGGAAGACCCGTCGTTCACCATCAAGACCATGGTGATCCAGACCCGTTGGCCGGGTGCGACCCAGGAAGAAACCCTCAAGCAGGTCACCGACCGCATCGAGAAAAAGCTCGAAGAACTCGACTCCCTCGACTACGTGAAAAGCTACACCCGGCCGGGCGAATCCACGGTGTTTGTGTTCCTCAAGGACACCACCAGCGCCAAGGCCATCCCGGAGATCTGGTACCAGGTTCGCAAGAAGATCGACGATATTCGCGGCACTTTCCCCCAGGGTTTGCAGGGGCCGTCATTCAACGACGAGTTCGGCGATGTATTCGGCTCGGTGTACGCATTTACCGGCGACGGCCTGTCGATGCGCCAACTGCGTGATTACGTGGAGCAGGTGCGCGCCGAGATCCGTTCGGTGCCGGGGCTGGGCAAGGTCGAGATGATCGGCCAGCAGGACGAAGTGATTTACCTGAACTTCTCCACGCGCAAATTGGCGGCCCTGGGCATTGACCAGCGCCAGGTGGTGCAGAGCCTGCAAGCGCAGAACGCCGTGACCCCGGCGGGTGTGATCGAGGCCGGGCCGGAGCGGATTTCGGTGCGCACGTCGGGGCAGTTCGCCTCGGAGAAGGACCTGGCCAACGTCAACCTGCGGCTCAATGACCGCTTCTATCGCCTGGCAGACATCGCCGAGATCAGCCGAGGCTATGTCGACCCGGCGCGGCCGATGTTCCGGTTCAACGGCAAACCGGCGATTGGCCTGGCCATCGCCATGCAGAAGGGCGGCAATATCCAGTCCTTCGGTAAGGCGCTGCATGAGCGTATGGATGAGCTGACCGCCGACCTGCCGGTGGGCGTCGGGGTGCATAAAGTTTCCGACCAGGCCGAAGTCGTGGAAGAGGCTGTCGGCGGCTTTACCAGTGCGCTGTTCGAAGCCGTGATCATCGTGCTGGTGGTGAGCTTTATCAGCCTCGGTATGCGCGCCGGCTTGGTGGTGGCGTGCTCGATTCCGCTGGTGCTGGCGCTGGTGTTTGTGTTCATGGAATACAGCGGCATCACCATGCAGCGCGTGTCGTTGGGCGCGTTGATCATCGCCCTCGGCCTGCTGGTGGACGACGCGATGATCACCGTGGAGATGATGATCACGCGTCTGGAAAAGGGCGAGACCAAGGAGCAGGCGGCAACTTATGCCTACACCTCGACGGCGTTCCCGATGCTCACCGGTACCTTGGTGACCGTCGCCGGTTTTGTGCCGATCGGCCTCAACGCCAGTTCGGCGGGCGAGTACACCTTCACCCTGTTCGCAGTGATTGCCGTGGCGATGCTGGTGTCGTGGGTGGTGGCGGTGCTGTTTGCGCCGGTGATCGGCGTGCATATCCTCAGCGCCAAGGTCAAACCCCACGACGCCGAGCCTGGCCGCATTGGCCGCGCCTTCAATGGCGGCATGCTCTGGGCCATGCGCAACCGCTGGTGGGCCATCGGCATTACCGTGGCGCTGTTTGTGGCGTCGGTGTTCTCTATGCAGTTTGTGCAGAACCAGTTTTTCCCGTCGTCGGACCGTCCGGAGATCCTCGTCGACCTGAACCTGCCGCAAAACGCCTCGATCAATGAGACGCGCAAGGCCGTCGACCGCCTGGAAGCGATCATCAAGGACGACCCGGACATCGCGCGCTGGAGCACGTACATCGGCCAGGGCGCGATCCGTTTCTACCTGCCCCTCGATCAGCAATTGGAAAACCCGTATTACGCGCAGTTGGTGATTGTCAGCAAAGGCCTGGAAGAACGCGGCGAGCTGATTGCGCGCCTGCAAAAACGCCTGCGTGACGACTTTGTCGGCATCGGCAGTTTTGTGCAGCCGCTGGAAATGGGTCCGCCGGTGGGGCGTCCGATCCAGTATCGCGTGTCCGGCAAAGACACCGACCAGGTGCGCAAACACGCCATCGAACTGGCGACCCTGCTGGATAAAAACACCCACCTGGGCGAGATCATCTACGACTGGAACGAGCCCGGCAAAGTGCTGCGCATCGACATCGCCCAAGACAAGGCGCGCCAGCTCGGGCTGTCGTCGGAAGACGTGGCGCAACTGATGAACAGCGTGGTCAGCGGCGCCTCGGTGACCCAGGTGCACGACGATATCTACCTGATCAACGTGGTCGGCCGCGCCGAAGACGCCGAACGCGGCACGCCGGAAACCTTGCAGAACCTGCAGATTGTCACGCCCAACGGCACCTCGATCCCGCTGCTGGCTTTCGCCACTGTGCGCTACGAGCTGGAGCAGCCGCTGGTGTGGCGCCGCGACCGCAAGCCGACCATCACCATCAAGGCCTCGGTGCGTGACGAGATGCAGCCGACCGATCTGGTCAAGCAGCTCAAGCCCGAGATCGATAAATTCAGCGCCGGTTTGCCGGTGGGTTACAAGGTCGCGACGGGCGGTACTGTGGAAGAAAGCGGCAAGGCCCAGGGCCCGATTGCCAGCGTGGTGCCGTTGATGCTGTTCCTGATGGCAACCTTCCTGATGATCCAACTGCACAGCGTGCAGAAGATGTTCCTGGTAGCCAGCGTGGCGCCGCTGGGCCTGATCGGCGTGGTGCTGGCGCTGATCCCCACGGGCACGCCCCTGGGCTTTGTGGCGATCCTGGGGATCTTGGCGCTGATCGGCATCATCATTCGCAACTCGGTGATCCTGGTGACGCAGATCCACGAATATGAACTGGCCGGCTACACGCCGTGGGATGCGGTGGTGCAAGCCACCGAGCACCGGCGCCGGCCGATTTTGCTCACGGCCGCAGCGGCGAGCCTGGGCATGATCCCGATTGCGCGGGAAGTGTTCTGGGGGCCGATGGCGTACGCGATGATTGGCGGGATTATCATTGCCACGTTGCTGACGCTGTTGTTTTTGCCGGCGCTGTATGTGGCCTGGTACAAGATCCGCGAGCCCAAGCAGGAACAACAGGAAAAACGCAGTTAA
- a CDS encoding class I SAM-dependent methyltransferase produces the protein MPLQPDDLDQITSTTLGHYNKVAEDFREGTRDHDVSQNIDALLRHIQGTPPFTVLDFGCGPGRDLQTLTRMGHIAVGLDGSERFAQMAREDSGCEVLQQDFLKLDLPAERFDGIFANAVLFHIPKQELPRVLKQLHGALKPGGVLFSSNPRGDNQEGWNGPRYGSYHDLAAWQGLLTTAGFVELEHYYRPAGLPREQQPWLASVWRKP, from the coding sequence ATGCCTCTGCAGCCCGACGACCTCGACCAGATCACCTCCACCACCCTCGGCCACTACAACAAGGTGGCCGAGGATTTCCGTGAAGGCACCCGCGACCACGATGTGAGCCAGAACATCGACGCATTGCTGCGGCATATCCAAGGTACGCCGCCGTTTACCGTGCTGGACTTCGGCTGCGGGCCGGGGCGGGATTTGCAGACCTTAACCCGCATGGGCCACATCGCCGTCGGGCTGGACGGCTCGGAGCGCTTCGCGCAAATGGCGCGTGAAGACAGCGGCTGCGAGGTGTTGCAGCAAGACTTCCTCAAGCTCGACCTGCCCGCCGAACGCTTCGACGGGATCTTTGCCAATGCGGTGCTGTTTCATATCCCCAAGCAGGAACTGCCGCGTGTGCTCAAGCAGTTGCATGGCGCGTTGAAGCCCGGCGGTGTGCTGTTCAGCTCCAATCCACGGGGTGACAACCAGGAAGGCTGGAATGGGCCGCGCTACGGCTCGTATCACGACCTGGCGGCGTGGCAAGGTTTGCTGACGACGGCAGGGTTTGTGGAGTTGGAGCACTACTACCGACCGGCCGGCTTGCCTCGGGAGCAGCAGCCCTGGTTGGCCAGCGTATGGCGTAAACCATAG
- a CDS encoding ATP-binding cassette domain-containing protein: MTAANTQLRDLGTAPRDAEQTELHPDLNRAHVRFINLGKTYDGTVHALQGIDLAIQRGEVFGIIGRSGAGKSSLIRTINRLEQPSSGRVLIDQVDIGDFDEDHLVALRRRIGMIFQHFNLMSAKTVWQNVELPLKVAGVPKLQREQKVRELLELVGLQDKHKAYPAQLSGGQKQRVGIARSLVHDPQILLCDEATSALDPETTQSILGLLREINQRLGLTIVLITHEMAVIRDICDRVVVLEHGRIVEQGPVWEVFGNPRHEVSKTLLAPLQHGLPEELQSRLHSTPSSADAAVVLRLQLTGGASDEPDLAALFSALGGRVRLLQGGVERIQGHALGQLLLAVNGSPHSAEELRNRAANWAQHVEVLGYVV; the protein is encoded by the coding sequence ATGACCGCCGCCAACACCCAACTGCGCGACCTGGGCACAGCGCCCAGGGACGCCGAGCAGACCGAGTTGCACCCGGACCTGAACCGCGCCCACGTGCGCTTTATCAACCTGGGCAAGACCTACGACGGCACGGTGCATGCCCTGCAAGGCATCGACCTGGCGATCCAGCGCGGTGAAGTATTCGGCATCATCGGCCGCAGCGGCGCCGGTAAATCCTCGTTGATCCGCACCATCAACCGCCTGGAGCAACCGAGCAGCGGGCGCGTGCTGATCGATCAGGTAGACATCGGCGATTTCGACGAAGACCACCTGGTGGCGCTGCGTCGGCGCATCGGCATGATCTTCCAGCACTTCAACCTGATGTCGGCCAAGACCGTGTGGCAGAACGTCGAGTTACCGCTCAAGGTGGCCGGCGTGCCCAAGCTCCAGCGCGAGCAAAAGGTGCGTGAGTTACTGGAGCTGGTGGGCTTGCAGGACAAGCACAAGGCTTACCCGGCGCAGCTGTCCGGTGGGCAGAAACAGCGCGTGGGCATCGCCCGCTCGCTGGTGCACGACCCGCAGATTTTGCTATGCGACGAAGCCACCTCGGCGCTGGATCCGGAGACCACTCAATCGATCCTCGGCCTGCTGCGCGAGATCAACCAGCGCCTGGGCCTGACCATCGTGCTGATCACCCATGAGATGGCGGTGATCCGCGACATCTGCGACCGCGTGGTGGTGCTGGAGCACGGGCGCATTGTCGAACAAGGCCCGGTGTGGGAAGTGTTTGGCAACCCTCGGCATGAGGTCAGCAAAACCTTGCTGGCGCCGCTGCAACACGGGCTGCCGGAAGAACTGCAAAGCCGTCTGCACAGCACGCCCTCATCAGCGGATGCCGCTGTGGTGCTGCGCTTGCAGCTCACTGGCGGCGCCAGCGATGAACCCGACCTGGCCGCACTGTTCAGCGCCCTCGGCGGGCGCGTGCGCTTGTTGCAAGGCGGCGTGGAACGCATCCAGGGCCACGCCTTGGGGCAATTGCTGCTGGCGGTGAATGGCTCGCCCCACAGCGCCGAAGAACTGCGCAACCGCGCCGCGAATTGGGCACAACACGTGGAGGTGCTGGGCTATGTGGTTTGA
- a CDS encoding efflux RND transporter periplasmic adaptor subunit — protein MGGRISTCIVGLGLVVLLSACGQEKAEPKQHSRVFVQTVQPADFAAAVTLTGDIQARVQTDLSFRVGGKIIQRMVDVGDRVTAKQVLAKLDPKDLQTNVDSAQAQVVAEQARVKQTAAAFVRQEKLLPKGYTSRSEYDAAQAALRSSQSALAAAQAQLANAREQLGYTALVADAPGVITARQAEVGQVVQATVPIFSLASDGERDAVFNVYESLLVEPPPDAPITVSLLDNPSIKAQGKVREVTPAVAANTGTVQVKIALQSLPKGMQLGSVVSATANGPAKPSIELPWSALTKDLSEPAVWLVDGDGKAQLHKVTVARYLTGKVIISDGLKGGENVVVAGGQLLHPGMLVEIAQQGAQP, from the coding sequence ATGGGCGGTCGTATTTCCACTTGTATTGTCGGCCTGGGTTTAGTGGTGTTGCTGAGCGCTTGTGGCCAGGAAAAAGCTGAGCCCAAGCAGCATTCCCGGGTTTTTGTGCAGACGGTGCAGCCGGCGGATTTTGCCGCGGCGGTCACGCTGACGGGCGATATCCAGGCCCGTGTGCAAACCGACCTGTCGTTTCGCGTCGGCGGCAAGATCATCCAGCGCATGGTGGACGTGGGCGACCGCGTGACCGCCAAGCAAGTGCTGGCCAAGCTCGATCCCAAGGATTTGCAGACCAACGTCGATTCGGCCCAGGCCCAGGTCGTGGCCGAGCAGGCGCGGGTCAAGCAGACGGCCGCGGCCTTTGTGCGTCAGGAAAAGCTGCTGCCCAAGGGCTACACCAGCCGCAGTGAATACGATGCCGCCCAGGCCGCGCTGCGCAGCAGCCAAAGCGCCTTGGCCGCTGCCCAGGCTCAACTGGCCAACGCCCGTGAACAACTCGGCTATACCGCGCTGGTTGCGGATGCGCCGGGAGTGATCACGGCGCGCCAGGCCGAAGTCGGCCAGGTGGTGCAGGCCACGGTGCCGATTTTCAGCCTGGCCAGCGATGGCGAGCGCGACGCGGTGTTCAATGTCTATGAGTCGCTGCTGGTGGAGCCGCCGCCCGACGCGCCGATCACCGTCAGCCTGTTGGACAACCCGAGCATCAAGGCCCAGGGCAAAGTGCGCGAAGTCACCCCTGCGGTGGCCGCCAATACCGGCACGGTGCAGGTGAAGATTGCGCTGCAATCTCTGCCTAAAGGCATGCAGCTCGGTTCGGTGGTCAGTGCCACCGCCAATGGCCCTGCCAAGCCCAGCATCGAGTTGCCCTGGTCGGCACTCACCAAAGACCTGAGCGAGCCCGCCGTGTGGCTGGTCGATGGCGACGGCAAGGCGCAGTTGCACAAGGTCACGGTGGCGCGTTACCTCACCGGCAAGGTCATCATCAGTGATGGCCTTAAAGGCGGCGAAAACGTCGTGGTGGCCGGTGGGCAATTGCTGCACCCCGGCATGCTGGTCGAGATTGCGCAGCAGGGAGCCCAGCCATGA
- a CDS encoding MetQ/NlpA family ABC transporter substrate-binding protein, giving the protein MKKILLSYPVKALALALGLFSSAVFAADAPLKVGTTAAFAIPLEAAVAEAGKQGLNVELVEFTDWIAPNVSLAAGDIDVNYFQHIPFLENAKAAAGFDLVPYAPGIINNVGLYSKKYKSFNELPEGASVAIANDPINSGRGLQLLAKAGLITLKPGVGYKATEEDIVANPKKIKILQVEAVQLVRAYDDADLVQGYPAYIRLSKTFDAESALLFDGLDHPEYVIQFVIQPKRKTDPRVIKFVDIYQHSPVVRAALDKSLGKLYQVGWEAKK; this is encoded by the coding sequence ATGAAAAAAATACTGCTCTCCTACCCAGTCAAAGCACTGGCCCTGGCCCTTGGTTTGTTCAGCTCGGCGGTGTTCGCCGCCGATGCGCCGCTCAAAGTCGGCACCACCGCCGCCTTCGCGATTCCCCTGGAAGCGGCCGTCGCCGAAGCCGGCAAGCAGGGCCTCAACGTCGAGTTGGTGGAATTCACCGATTGGATCGCGCCCAACGTCAGCCTGGCGGCCGGCGATATCGACGTGAACTACTTCCAGCACATCCCGTTCCTGGAAAACGCCAAGGCCGCCGCCGGGTTTGACCTGGTGCCGTACGCGCCGGGCATCATCAACAACGTCGGGCTGTATTCGAAAAAGTACAAAAGCTTCAACGAACTGCCCGAAGGCGCCAGCGTGGCCATCGCCAACGACCCGATCAACAGCGGGCGCGGCCTGCAACTGCTGGCCAAGGCCGGGCTGATCACCCTCAAGCCAGGCGTGGGCTACAAGGCCACCGAAGAAGACATCGTCGCCAACCCGAAGAAAATCAAAATCCTGCAAGTCGAGGCCGTGCAGTTGGTGCGCGCCTATGACGATGCCGACCTGGTGCAGGGCTACCCGGCGTATATCCGTCTGTCCAAGACCTTCGATGCGGAGTCGGCGCTGCTGTTCGACGGCCTCGACCACCCGGAATACGTGATCCAGTTCGTGATCCAACCCAAGCGTAAAACCGACCCGCGTGTGATCAAGTTCGTCGATATCTACCAGCACTCGCCGGTGGTGCGCGCCGCCTTGGACAAATCCCTGGGCAAGCTCTACCAAGTCGGCTGGGAAGCTAAAAAATGA